In Chrysemys picta bellii isolate R12L10 chromosome 4, ASM1138683v2, whole genome shotgun sequence, the sequence GGCCGCTCTCCACGATGGATCCTCTGGTGCTGGATGAGGTTGGCGCTCAGgttgaagctcttcccgcactccGTGCACTCgtagggccgctccccggtgtggatgCGCAGATGCTTCCCCAGCGACGAGTTGAGGccgaagctcttcccgcactcggGACACTTGTAGGGACGCTCGCCCCGGTGGATCCGCCTGTGCTGGATGAGGGTGGAGCTCTGGGTGAAGCACTTCCCGCACTCGGTGCAGTTGTAGGGCTTCTCCCCcgtgtgggtgcgctggtgctTCACCAGGTTGGAGCTCTGGCTGAAGCCTTTCCCACAGTCCGAGCATTTGTAGGGCCGCTCGCCcgtgtgggtgcgctggtgctgGGCCAGGttggagctgctgctgaagccCTTCCCACAATCAGAGCAGGTGTAGAGCTTCCCGGGCAGGTGAGATCGCAGGTGCTGAGGGAGGGAGCTGAgactgaagctcttcccgcactcaGGGCAGATGTAGGGCTGTGAGCCCATGTGAGTGCGGACGTGCTTAGCCAGCGTGTGACTGCGGTTGAAGCTCTTCCCGCATTCAACACACTGgtagggccgctccccggtgtggatgCGCTGGTGCTGGGCGAGGTGGGAGCTCTggctgaagctcttcccgcagtcGGGGCAGTTGTAGGGTCGCTCCCCGGTGTGGATCCGCTGATGCTGGACAAGGTGGGAGCTCTGGCTGAAGGATTTCCCACAGAcaaggcatttatagggtctctctcccatgTAGGTGGTTTCCAGAATAATGATGTTTTCAGGGATCCCATATGCTTCACACTCATCGGGTCTCTCCTCCACGGAGTCTCCCTGCTGCCATTCTGGCCGGCCAGCATCTCTCCGCTCGGGGCTTTGGGGCATCCCCTGTGGGTCCGCTCCCATACACTCTTCCTGCTGGGGATTCTCCTTCGCTTCTGCACCTGCTGGGAAACAGAGAGAATCCAGAC encodes:
- the LOC101943091 gene encoding zinc finger protein 135-like → MERGDEPCVRDLQGTEERETLAVTCTGAEAKENPQQEECMGADPQGMPQSPERRDAGRPEWQQGDSVEERPDECEAYGIPENIIILETTYMGERPYKCLVCGKSFSQSSHLVQHQRIHTGERPYNCPDCGKSFSQSSHLAQHQRIHTGERPYQCVECGKSFNRSHTLAKHVRTHMGSQPYICPECGKSFSLSSLPQHLRSHLPGKLYTCSDCGKGFSSSSNLAQHQRTHTGERPYKCSDCGKGFSQSSNLVKHQRTHTGEKPYNCTECGKCFTQSSTLIQHRRIHRGERPYKCPECGKSFGLNSSLGKHLRIHTGERPYECTECGKSFNLSANLIQHQRIHRGERPYKCPECGKCFNLKSTLVKHLRTHTGERPYKCTQCGRSFIDSSKLSKHARTHVAEQSPQEVQ